The genomic interval AAAGTGCTCACCTATGAGCTGCACCTCGCAATTCGGGATGGCCTTCGATTAGCCAGCCGTAGTGTTTCTGCTGTTGAATACATGGTCGAGCGCCTGGGTATGCGCTTACCCTTGCTAGAGTCTGTGATCGACCGGCTTGCGACCCCTCTCGAAACCCGCTGGATGAATTTGGGAACTACTGCCCGCTTCCTTATCAATGCAGGGAATGAAGAGCCGCATGGCCGGATCACAACGGGCACTTACCAGAGTCCAATCCTGATCCAGTGGAGAAGGCCTGACTCAGATATGCGTAATCTGCGTGTCCGCCTGTTGCAGTTTGTCTAGATTTTAGATCAGAGACCGTGACTGCCCCCCGTCAACATTCAGGCAGGCACCAGTAATCAGGCTTGCCCTGTCTGAGAGCAAAAATGCAGCAACATCGGCAATTTCTTCGGCCGTTCCAAACCGGCCAATTGGAAGATTCTCCGCAATAAAGGTTTTCATGCCTTCCGGATCACTCTTGACCCGCTTATCCCAGGATCCTCCCGGAAATCGTATTGAACCGGGGGCCAATGTATTGACTCGGATCCCATCGGAAGCCAACTCAAGTGCCATAATTTTTGCAGCACTCATCAGTGCTGACTTCGTCGTGTTATAGATGGAGAGTCCGGGGCCACCTGCTTCGCGACCAAATATGGATCCCACAAACAGAATTGCTCCGCCGCCACTATTTCGCATGTGAGGGATCGCTGCCCGACTGGCACGCAAATGCATCTTCAAATTCAATGTCAATATATCCTCCCAGTCCTGATCTGATAAATCGGCGAATTTCCCGCGACGATTCCCTCCAGCATTATTGACGAGAAGTTGAACGGTCCCATACTCGCTGACTGCCGCCTCAATCAATTCTTGCGGCTGCCCCGGAACTGTTAAATCCGTCGCCTTTGCCAGAACAGGTACATCATATAACTGGATGATCTCTTCCCGCGCTGAGGACAATACATCTTCCCCACGCGCGCAGATTACCAGCCGACATCCCTCTGCCGCGAGTTGCATCGCAATCGCTTTCCCTAAACCTCGACTTGCCCCCGTGACCACCGCAACCTTTCCCTTAAGTCCTAAATCCATCCTTATATTTAATTTGAGTGTATAACAATCTTGTGAACCTACTGCACGAGTCACTGGCATCATTCACCGATCTCTATGAAGAACGAACTCCCTGAAACCAACGACTCCCTTGATACGCTTATGAAGCGTCTTGAGTCTATTGCGAAAGCATTATCGGAGGGTTCCGGTACACTAGAATCCTCCCTTAAACAGTACGAGGAAGGGATTGAGCTTGCAAAGGAATGCTTGACACGACTCGATGCGGCTGAACAGCGTGTGACTGAGTTGCGCGAGGAGCTGGAGTCTGATCCAAATCACCCTGCCCCACTTACCGGCAAATCTTTCCCTATTGACTGATGCACTCGTCTCGTGAAACGATTCTACCTGACCGCTCAGATCAGGCCCGACTCTGGGTCATCCCCCTTGAGGGAACACAACCAGACCTGCAGAATCTCCTCGCCCAAGTCCAACTTTTTCTTGAAGAATGGACCTCGCACAACCGCGCTATCGAAAGTTCAGCGACACTGTATTCAAATCGGTTTTTGCTGATTGCCGGCGAAATTGCGGGTGGCACAATTAGTGGGTGTGGAATTGATGCCCTGATGAATGCCGTGGAAGAAATTTCTGAAAATCATCATTGCCGCATACTTTCCTCGATGTTCATCTACTACAGATCAGAGCACGGAAGGGTTGATTTTGCCTCCCGGAGTCAGTTCCGAAAAATGATGGCCCAAGACCTAGTCTCTCTAGAAACGAGTGTCTTTAATCCTGGAATTCACACCTTGAATGCACTGCGTGCGGGAGAATTTGAGCTCCCCCTCTGCAGTTCCGTCTATGCGCGGATTTTTCGGATTCCTGCCACTGCGTAACCCCCAGCTTCATGGCACCCGTATTAGATAGTCCGGGGAATTCGCATGAACAGTTGCCAAAGCGAGCCGAGGTTGTATACGCTGTCCTCTTCCTGGTTTTCTGGATGGTGGT from Rhodothermaceae bacterium carries:
- a CDS encoding SDR family oxidoreductase, which produces MDLGLKGKVAVVTGASRGLGKAIAMQLAAEGCRLVICARGEDVLSSAREEIIQLYDVPVLAKATDLTVPGQPQELIEAAVSEYGTVQLLVNNAGGNRRGKFADLSDQDWEDILTLNLKMHLRASRAAIPHMRNSGGGAILFVGSIFGREAGGPGLSIYNTTKSALMSAAKIMALELASDGIRVNTLAPGSIRFPGGSWDKRVKSDPEGMKTFIAENLPIGRFGTAEEIADVAAFLLSDRASLITGACLNVDGGQSRSLI
- the xseB gene encoding exodeoxyribonuclease VII small subunit, which codes for MKRLESIAKALSEGSGTLESSLKQYEEGIELAKECLTRLDAAEQRVTELREELESDPNHPAPLTGKSFPID